ATTTATTAAATTGACTACTTGACCACTAAAGGTATTGGCATTTACAAACATGTTGCTTCCATCTAGATTTATTTGTGCTGCTCCGCTTACCGCTCCATTGATCTGGGCATTGATCGAGCCTGTGAATTCCCATAAGTTGTTATTGACTGTTGTAGTCGTAGATGCTCCTATATCAACATTTTGCATGCAAGAGCCTGAATAAATGGAGCCTGTATCAGTTAGAACcttataataaaatttacCGTTGTTCAGAAAATTCTGCGGAGCAATAACACTTGTGGGTAAGCAGCATCTTCCTTCAACACCCCCACTgataatttcaaattcaccatcattttgaaaattgatGGGAAATACTTGAATACTTGAGTTTGAACATTGATTAGCGTGCCTTTTAATGTTTTCTATTATAAACTGCCCATTATTTTGAAGattgtttgtatttttgattaaTAAATGAAACGAATTAGGAACATCTGTGGGGGCGCTCTGAAAGGATGAAAAATAACTTTCCTTTCCAATATACAAGGTACCTCTACctatttcaaaattattacTGAAATCGTAATTACTGCCGCCGTAGTAATCTAGAATACTGTTATCACCAACAATTACCGGATCTGTTACTCTCTGATCACCCGCTACACTTCTAACAGTTTGATCAGCCCAGGATATTGAAAGCAGTCCCAATATGGCTAAAAGTGTTACAAACGAAATCATTTGGCTATTGTGATTATCTTACTTTTTGAGAAATAAACAAATGACTATTATATTGATGTTGTGACATTATATGACATTATgcttattatttatatactaTTTTGGATATTTGGGTAGTATTGCTGACATTATCAATTTACAAGATCGAAAGAACAACACTTAATGTTATAAAACTAAAATTTTACTTCAGCAGACCTGAACTAAAAAACCAACAAATAGGATAtccataatattttttgcaGAACCAGTTATTTGCCATTAAGCATCCTAAGTTTGAAAATTCTGTTAAACAAAATAACAGATTTTAAGATATCAGAAATGGCCATGTATTTCTTACTTCTCAGAAGTATTGCACTCGCGAATTTTAGTACGTCATTTTGGCAATTTAAGACAATATCATGCAAATAACGCTAATATGTTAAAAGTTTTTTTGGTTCAATAAGATAGAAATTAAAACCCGGATCAATGGAAAGCAAATGCTTATTAAtttagaaaagaaagagtttAAGCAAATAACCTTCTGTGAAATGGGATCGCGAGAGCAACATtcattgataatgatattaaTGCCGGTAATTCTCGACTTTAGTATATGACGAAAGAGACTAATCAAATTGGAATTTCTCTACTTACAGAGTAACCATCCGAAAGTTTAACGAATATAATACACAATAATTAAACAAATATGTTGTGCTTATAATAATGATGTCATGGGTTTAATATTTAGGAACATGTTGTATCTTTTCCCAATGAGATATGCTTGAGTGTTCCTATATTTTTGCAATGTTGTTGCCCATTTAGTCCTCATTACTCAACACATACTATAAGATagataattaaaaaaaagaaaaggaaattaTCCAATAATTGTTTTCATCAAACAAGGTAGCTGAATGAACTTGGATTTCATTGTGCTTTGTAAAGACCCTTGAAAAATGTTTCTAACTTCTTCTTACTTAAGTCGGCTTTCTATCTATGCCTTGGTTATCTGAGATAGTTCAAGCTGCTGAGCTTAAAATAAACTAGAACATTTAAAAATAGCTTGGCATTTTCAATCGCAGTAATGCATTGACACATCTTTTGCATATATCATCTGCTTGCTTATCTGAGGTTTACTGATTAGCGAAAGGATTGCCGTGTAAACTTTGttaacaaaatttttgtttttctccACGGAAAAAATACGGCGAAATTAGTAagaaaatggaagaaaaaGTAAGAAATTATAAGTTACATCGACATACATACATCATATGCTGGTTTAAATCAAATCGATTGCGCTATTTTCTGACATACGAAATTTCGACTAGGATTCCAGTTTACACTACTGCCTTTTTCAGCTCTGCTTATTCATTCTTGCCAGCATATTGCTTACTGCCAAGACCAAACACTAACTTACTTTCCCGGTTGAAGTGTTACTACCTTGATTCATGTTGTTTATACAGATAGTAACAGGTAGCTTTATCACTTAAAATATTATACCTTCAATAAGATGGATATGCTAAAAGGTATTAGCCTCACAATTCCAAAATATATCGATGTAGCAAAGGAATGCTAAACGAAGTTAGACGAATGGACCTACACGCAACCACAATAACCAATGGGCTTAAAAACATTTCCTTGTCACAAAGATTTTTGCCTTGTACTGAATACAAATCCGACTTCAACCATAATATAAACTCTTGCCCAGGTAACTTGTATTTCGTCTTTCTAAACCTACTTCTGAAACGAGgtaaatttttgaattcgTAATGCAGGTTAATGAAACTACGGTAAAGGTAATGAACTTGTAAAACCCACGctaaaaatagaatttTACTTTGTTGAAGGGGCCAAAATTTTACATAATACGTACTTTTGAAGGGTCTTGGGCTCTGGATATATGCTTAGATATGGAACTGATTTATTTGAAAGTCCCTTCCTTGAACAATCCTATCGGCTCAATTTCTAGATCTGGAAATTGGGTATATTGTAAAATTAGAATTCTAAGCATCTTTCTGAAATGATTATCATGGCACCAATAGTCAAATTGTAAATTTAAAAAAGCTTCAGAAGGTTTTTACAAACACATATCTATTACTTGTAACCACAAATACACTTCTGTGTTCTTAGGCAATGAAATCAATTATATCCGTTTGATGTAAAATCTTATAGGGAGATACCATCCATGTATTGACAAGTGTATAGAAACACTTTAGAATAAAAGAGGTGATGAATACTTTGACATACAATACATCTGAGGTAAACTTCTATTAAAAAGTGTTTGTTCTAtctttattaaaatttttcaatatgaAACCTCCCCAAAGTAGAAATTCTCATACTGTAGTTAGATAATTGAGCCTTACCTTTTCATTTCTACTacttttcattaaattttgttatcTATTCgaattaaaattgaaagaaaagctGAAAATGAACGTGACATAAACTTCATTCATATTATCGAGATTTGTATCCCTTACAGCTCCCTCACAAAATTGTGCGTCATAGGTAACAGATTAAGCAAAAATACCTACATTTATTAACATTATGTATTTACCTATATACCTAAATATAGAAACAGGACCCAGTATTCAAAGTTTATTTATCCCTTTCACTCAGTAATAGATGCTGTTTATTTGGAAATATTTCTTAACTCCGTaactattatatattatctTGTTGCAAGGAAGGTGAGGGCTGTTCAGCTGTTAATCTATTAGACTGCTGCATTTgggaaaaaaacaaaataaggCATACCATGAatctgaaaagaagaaagagacaCAACAATTTTGCATAATCACAGGCTTTCTTGCTTTATAAATTCTGGACTAAATTCTAATTTCCAGCCAGCATTGTTAAAGACTGCAGTGGCTAGTTAAaaactttttctttttacttTACAACGTTTGAAAGTTAACATTATTTCCTTGTAATATCTAACATATGCCAGACTTATTTTTAGATGAAATATTGTTAATATGTTTCATACTATTCTTTATTAACACTATTTCTTACCCTATAACgaaatcaaaacaaaaagtaCCAATCACTCTGCCTGTGCAATGTTGACTATGAGATCGCAAAGCAGCTCATAGCCACCTCCTTTTGTTCAATACATTCCATAAAAAAAGACAGACATAGTTTGCGAATATGGGAGCAGATGCAATCAAAAAAATCTCATATCTCTTTAGATAACATAGAAGTATAAAGCCATTTCTGAAGAATAGAACTGCATTAACAGAATTTCTCTCTTtaacatattttttttgaagagtAACTTCCAATACTAGTTAACAaagttatatataataattcaCCGAATCTCACAAAATACCTGATTTAAGATTCACAATAGTATATAATTGAGTTTTTTAACAAACCTATAATAGTATCTATTTTACTTTTATATTGGTATTTCATTCTTAAATTCATTCTTTATCACAAAAACTTTACCAAAAGTTGGACGACCTCATTACTGCAATCTTTCACCAAACAACATAGCTATGTTCTATTTCCTAAGCAAATACAGTGATCTTCAGCAAGGAAAAATGATTTGAATTAAGTAACTGCTGTTGATAATTGGATTAAGTTATGAGTGTCAACTATATTCCATAATAATTATACTTTAAAAATTAGCCTTTCTATTCGCTCATCCTTGAACAGTTAAATTCCTTAGACATACAATATATGCTAATACTATAAGAATACTTTAACAATACAAGTAAACTGGTTTACCATCCAAGAAGGTTcaactgaagaaattgTTTGAAGTGAAGTATCAAACACCTATCAAAATTCGTTGGATCAGAAAATAATCCTTAAAACCAACAAAACACATTATCAAAGTGTTGCTATGTTTCAATATCTGTTCTTTATTCAGTATAAGCCAAAAAAAGTGTCAAAAAGACTACAGCATACTATTAATTTAATGTCTCGAGCTTATAGGTAATTACCCAAGAATATTGTACGCTTTTGGAACTGAGACTCACATTTTATGTCACTCCTGGAAGTGACTATCCTGCTGTATAGTTTGCCCATAGCACCATTTAGATTGCCTGTAATATAAAACCCATCCCTGTACATGCTTTTGGTACTGTTTGATATATCTTTGGACCCACCATTATTAATTAAACATTGATATACGAACCTAAATGGCAGTTAATGTATGGGGTATTTAGAGTAAATATTTTAACGGCTTGAAGAAACCTCAAGTTGAATTATAAGGTACTGATGTATGAACAGGAGATATacatttttgatttcacGATTCCAATACAAATTATGGCATCATCACCCTTTCAAAGCGTTATGTCTCATATAAGACGTATGGTATCTTTGTGTATTAAAAGTATTGTCTTTCAAATctgaataaaaaaatgtagAATCAGTTCAGCATATTACACAATAAATAACCATGTTCAAATCAACTtaacattttctttcttacaTTCAATTGAGGATTTGTAGGAAGGttctttttatactttCATGATGGCTCATCCTTGTGGTGAGATTATATTATAGCTATGAAAACAATATTTGTTCAGAAGATTAACATTCTGATATTTAATACCACGTATTCAATAAATGCACTTGTACAGTAGTTGAATATGAGCCACCTCTACATGCCTAACAAAAATGTATCCGAGAAGCCAAGAATATAAGAAGCTTGATATTAGTATTCACAACTAGTCTACCAATTCAATCAGTAATATAATagtttttcagtttctctCTAAACTTTACTGAATGTGGCCTCTGTTTCGATGGTCAAAAATTCACAGATTCAATCAACAAATAAGCTAGAAGAAAATTACTTCCATTGACCCACCAACAGATTATTTAAAATACCATATTGGAGTACTATATAGCATATCAGACAACAAAAGATTGACTTATTACATCAAAGGATAAAAGattgaatgaaaaaatttattacttgccaaacaaagaaaaacatGTATAGAATCAACAGTCAAAAGtattcaaatttttaaGCCTAACTTTTCCAACAGTCCTAGATACTAAAAAATCTTTCCAAATCCCTCATCTAGAAAATCATTTCAGTTAATACTATAACCACAGATTTCTAAAATCAATGAatcaacaaatatatctTATCAGTGCCAAATAATTGTAGAAATTAATCAAAACTTCATCTTTATCTTTTGCTGCTAAAGGAATTCTGACATTGGAAAGCTGGAAACAGCCAATGGTTTTGACATGCCAGCTTACTGAACTGGACCCGAACGCACAAGCCACCAACACTATGAAGACTTTTGTATTGATTTTTGAATTAAAATGTTAGCTATTGGATTGTTGAAAGAATGAATTTTTAGAATACTACAACTtcaaataacaataaaCGTACTAAAAACTTACAGAATTACTTTGAAGTCAGGATTCCTTATGTACTCTTTAAGACGTCATTGTACTAATCattaaattaatattattctaTCAACAAGACTTATATATCTTTTGGTTTCCCTTTCTCAAGTATCCAAAATTTTTGCCAGGATTGTGTTCTGTTCAGTACACAATTTTCAATATACTATCATATGATAAGGAAGATTGGCATCTTTGTTTCAACAAAATCAATGAGTGAAAACGAATTCTTCGCCATAAATTACTGTGGTGCAAAAATCATTCATGTAAATTGATAATGCTGTCATTATAATGCTAGACTGAGTTATCAGCAACTGTACAGTATATAATTTATCGAGACCCTCCAATGTAGCCAAACAGGTCCACAAAACGCTTCTGGTAATTAAATAATGCTAGCAAACATGAACAGGAAGTCAGAAAAATAGATGAGCTACGGTATCTTATTTGTAAATGCATCTATGACGTAGATTATATGGCATGATAGCCTACATCgagaaaaaattaaattaatttttattagGGCAAAGCTTCTCCAGGTTGAGATgtacaaatttttttcagcttaAGGGTTGAAGACCTCCCGGGGCGTACTTTGCTATCCGTTGTGCATAgtttctttgtttctttgtcAATCCAGAGCGAGATAAACGTTATCAAGCTGTCAAGACAGGAAAGTCAAATTATGTAATTCAAATCATAATGACAAGAAAACTACAGTACGATTTTATCAGGTGCCTTAAAGACTGGCCGTTTAGTATTCTAAAGACCTTAAGGGATAAGGCCTTGTCTGGGATATATGCAAGATATAGCTGTAATAACGATTATCTGCAGATGTACAAAAAATCGTATAGACGGAAATGGGATTTCGAAAATGTCAACctatttgatattttcataaTATCAAAACTCTGCACACATTTAACATACTAAATTGAAAGTCCAGATTGTGTTGTATGAGAATTGGACATAAAAGCCTATAAGAATGCCATTGAATTTACTTGCATTTCCAAGAAGGATTTGGTATAATCCTACTATAATAGCTGTTTTATTCTTTTGACATATCAATGAAGATCGAGAATCAAAGCTTGCAATATACACAGCAAAAACCTACGAAAACTTCAACAAAGTCTATTCTACCTGACATTTCTATTTCATTGCATACATGGTTTCACGACTACATGGGCTGGTTTAGCATTAGCTCCGTTTTCTGTAAGTTTCAAGATCCTTAGGGACATATATGACACTCAATCTACTTTCAACACACAGAACAAATCAACTCAATCTAGAGATCGAATTGtccaatattttcaaaatatgcagtgaagaagaaaaaacgGCCTCACTATAACCTTACCTTTAAAATGTACACGAATATGGCATTACTATAATGCAATTACATCATGCTACATTAATTTCTTCGCAAAGATGCGGTATATGTGCAAAATTTTCACTGACTCagtaatatattttcaaagataACTGTAGCAAGCTGTATCGACTACCCTGTTAAACCTACATATCAACTGTTATCATTATCTGGACTTTGATTTGAAATCTAAAATGTTGACTGGAATATTTATGATACACTTGACTGTAGAATTGAACTGTTAgtataatattaaattggAAAGACCTATTTATGATATCCTATCACTTATTCtactgtttttttttacccattttgaaaataaggCTCTGAAATAACTTAGTATTCATGGAGTTGTGGCTAGATAATATAATGAAAGTCAGTATTACCTTTCAATATGATCAAACGATATggtgaatatatatatataaatctACAAGGATAAGTCACCACCCGTTTTTGTACTTAATAAACAGAAGAGGTTCGAGCATGTCTTATCATAAAGTAAAGAAGGTTCAGTACTTTTGTGAAATACGAAGATGAGAAATATCCAAATTCATTGGCAGTACATCTTGTTCCTTCTTTTTTCGTATTTTGACGTTAATATGGCTGAGTTTCTAACTGACAATACTAATTCACTATTAAATTATGGATATCATGATCCAACGACATTTCCCCTCGGATGTTCACCAGAATTTACAAAGACCAAAAAAGGTCTATCTATGGAACTATACCGATATGATTATCTGCCGCCAGGATCGTACCCTTGCTGGGACTCAGCGTATCTCAATCCCAGCTACCCTAGAACAGGTTATAAAgccaaaaaattaattgcCACAGTTGATGGAGTCTCTGGTGACATTAACTTTAAATTTAACCCAAAATTTGGCTGCAAGGCAATACCTGATTATCTTCCTTCAAACTTTAATTACCATGAGCCAATCACAATTACCAACTTCACCATGATTCTCTATGGATATTTCATGCCAAAGACCACTGCTTTTCATACCTTCTATGTAACGGCTGATGATCTATTATTTATGAATTTTGGTGCTGGTAATGCTTTTGACTGTTGTAGGAGGGAAGAAACTGCTGACAAATTTGGTAACTATGCAGCCTATTCAGTTTGGGGCAAAAAAAGCCTCAAAAATGAACTTACTGTTTATTTACATACGGGTGTTTATTATCCAATCAGACTTTTCTACAATAATCGAGATTATATTGCTCAATTAGACATCAGATTCAAAACAGAGCATTCAAATGCAATAATAACCAATTTTACGGATTATTTTTACTCAGTTGATGACAGTTCACTCGGCTGTCCTGGTTTAATTACATACGAGAAACAATGTGCAGATGTACAATCACCAAGGATTGTCGAGACCAAATTCCTGACTGTCCAACCTGGAGATGAAATTCTTCcaataacaaaaacaattctGTATGTGGGTGTACCTTGCAGCTCGAGTGAACCTCTATACCAGTCCTCTCCTTCCACATCATCGAGAAGATTAGACTGTCCATCAGATCTGTTTTTTGATCCGTTGGCGGAAGAATGTGTTACCATATCCACACCTTCTTTCCCTCCTATAccatcatcgtcatcattGCCAACTTCATCACAAGAATATTCATCTAGCTCTCACCGACTCCCCAGTAGTTCTCATGCTCTGATTCACAGCTCAAGCGTCGTAATATCAACTATCTCAAGTTCGATGCCAAGTTCGATGCCTAGCTCAGTGATCAAGCCATCGACAGTTTCGAACCACTCGAGTTCGATGCCAAGTTCGATAccaagttcgatgccaagttcgatgccaagttcgatgccaagttcgataccaagttcgatgccaagttcgatgccaagttcgataccaagttcgataccaagttcgataccaagttcgatgccaagttcgatgccaGGTTCGATGCCAAGTTCGATAccaagttcgatgccaagttcgataccaagttcgatgccaagttcgataccaagttcgataccaagttcgatgccaagttcgatgccaAGTTCGATGCCTAGCTCGGTGATCAAGCCATCGACAGTTTCGAACCACTCGAGTTCGATGCCAAGTTCGATTCCAGGTTCGATGCCAAGTTCGATAccaagttcgatgccaAGTTCGATGCCTAGCTCGGTGATCAAGCCATCGACAGTTTCGAACCACTCGAGTTCGATACCAAAATCCTCTACTCCCACGGGAGATATCCCAGAGCCACGAATTCTTAATATTACTACCACCATCACCAATCATAGTAGTGAAACACCACCATTTAGTGGACATTATTCAATGCACTCTGAAAGGTCAACGCATAACTTTACCTCTTATCCAAGATCTCGTCACGACACTCCATTTTTTTCCACACCTACTAGATCTAAAAGTTTGAGTTCAATTAATCCAACTAGAGCTTACCATAGTAGCATTCCGCTATTTTCAAGCTCTGACAATAGCTCCAACATCGAGTCAAGTATTATCTCTAGTTCTTCATCCTTTGAGTTGAGGTCGGTCTCGACCCCGAAACTAATATCCTCAACAATGGTACCAATTTTCAGTAAGACTAAAAGCTCCACTCGCTCACACATTTACTGGAATAGGTCAACTATAGAAACAGCTTCATCACGGAGTCCAAGTCCAAGTCCAAGTCCAAGTCCAAGTCCAAGTCCAAGTCCAAGtccaagtccaagacctgaccctcaaccaagtccaagacctgaccctcaaccaagtccaagaccggaccctcaaccaagtccaagacctgaccctcaaccaagtccaagacctgaccctcaaccaagtccaagaccggaccctcaaccaagtccaagacctgaccctcaaccaagtccaagacctgaccctcaaccaagtccaagaccggaccctcaaccaagtccaagacctgaccctcaaccaagtccaagacctgaccctcaaccaagtccaagacctgaccctcaaccaagtccaagacctgaccctcaaccaagtccaagacctgaccctcaaccaagtccaagacctgaccctcaaccaagtccaagacctgaccctcaaccaagtccaagacctgaccctcaaccaagtccaagaccGAATCCTCAACCAAGTCCAACTCCGAAGCTACTGTCCgatttttcatcattgCATCATTCACACTCTCTAAATGCCATTTTTAGAAGCGCCACAAGCCGGCATGATACTTACACCACTATTTCTGCTTTTTTTACCCCACGCTTATCACTACAAATCACTACACTAGTACAACAACCAACAGCGTCGGATGCTTTGAATAGCTTGTACCTTGGTGGAACATATCGTCTCAATGTTAGttactttttatttccagcgcttttaatatttaca
The Nakaseomyces glabratus chromosome J, complete sequence genome window above contains:
- the EPA15 gene encoding EPA15 (CAGL0J11968g~Putative adhesin-like cell wall protein (adhesin cluster I); predicted GPI-anchor), whose product is MRNIQIHWQYILFLLFSYFDVNMAEFLTDNTNSLLNYGYHDPTTFPLGCSPEFTKTKKGLSMELYRYDYLPPGSYPCWDSAYLNPSYPRTGYKAKKLIATVDGVSGDINFKFNPKFGCKAIPDYLPSNFNYHEPITITNFTMILYGYFMPKTTAFHTFYVTADDLLFMNFGAGNAFDCCRREETADKFGNYAAYSVWGKKSLKNELTVYLHTGVYYPIRLFYNNRDYIAQLDIRFKTEHSNAIITNFTDYFYSVDDSSLGCPGLITYEKQCADVQSPRIVETKFLTVQPGDEILPITKTILYVGVPCSSSEPLYQSSPSTSSRRLDCPSDLFFDPLAEECVTISTPSFPPIPSSSSLPTSSQEYSSSSHRLPSSSHALIHSSSVVISTISSSMPSSMPSSVIKPSTVSNHSSSMPSSIPSSMPSSMPSSMPSSIPSSMPSSMPSSIPSSIPSSIPSSMPSSMPGSMPSSIPSSMPSSIPSSMPSSIPSSIPSSMPSSMPSSMPSSVIKPSTVSNHSSSMPSSIPGSMPSSIPSSMPSSMPSSVIKPSTVSNHSSSIPKSSTPTGDIPEPRILNITTTITNHSSETPPFSGHYSMHSERSTHNFTSYPRSRHDTPFFSTPTRSKSLSSINPTRAYHSSIPLFSSSDNSSNIESSIISSSSSFELRSVSTPKLISSTMVPIFSKTKSSTRSHIYWNRSTIETASSRSPSPSPSPSPSPSPSPSPSPRPDPQPSPRPDPQPSPRPDPQPSPRPDPQPSPRPDPQPSPRPDPQPSPRPDPQPSPRPDPQPSPRPDPQPSPRPDPQPSPRPDPQPSPRPDPQPSPRPDPQPSPRPDPQPSPRPDPQPSPRPDPQPSPRPDPQPSPRPNPQPSPTPKLLSDFSSLHHSHSLNAIFRSATSRHDTYTTISAFFTPRLSLQITTLVQQPTASDALNSLYLGGTYRLNVSYFLFPALLIFTIANILV